A section of the Pedobacter sp. HDW13 genome encodes:
- a CDS encoding ABC transporter permease, giving the protein MFKLNLKIALRNLWKNKGYALINILGLSIGMASCILIFIFIRFQLSFDEGYRNSDRIYRVVTDWKYNAFDDFSAGVPLPFTAAARNEIAGIEKIGGIAQIDEVIHVKDLTGREIIKSREVIHFAEPDFFAVFNINWKYNKAAETLKAPNSVALSEATALKYFGSIENAIGKSITLGTKTQLKVTGVFQDMPQNSSFPLKIVISYQNLFSYYGNKDCWDCINSSLSSYVLLKAGLKSSDLDGAMAKFNKKYYTDKKIEGNQVNRLQALKEIHFDGRYDNFINTTIAKQQIYGLAIIGLFLICTACINFINLNTAQAVNRSKEVGVRKVMGGKRKQLVVQFLTETVALVFIALLVACMISELAIPAMQNLFKNQIVFSLFGHPVIFVFMTLLVVFVSLLAGFYPALVMSGFNPALAIKNKVTLNNNGLSLRKILVVVQFAITVILIIGTIVIVNQMDYLQQKPLGFNSAAVVMVGMPGDKVSKDRREVFKERALKIPGVQLLSYCQSPPLSQDVNSTNFTFNGAMNKDFEVRTCKADENFFKLFDLKLVAGKVFMRSDTANGYVVNETFLKKVGISSAENALGKMINASGVNIPIVGVVKDFNDKSLKESISGLAISADKNQYWQAAIKLDGRHLLTTMKQIEALWNNTFPNSIYHSGFVDDRIKSYYESEHVMGVLFKIFAGVIIFISFIGLFGLISFVAMQRTREVAIRKVLGASTLQLVKMLNGSFLLMVFIANVVAWPMAYLFVSKWLSGFAYRIDLSIWPFVLAMVVSMLITLITVSFRSYKAANANTIDALKYE; this is encoded by the coding sequence ATGTTCAAACTCAATCTCAAAATCGCTTTGCGGAACCTTTGGAAAAACAAGGGCTATGCGCTAATCAATATTCTTGGTTTATCGATCGGGATGGCCAGCTGTATCCTCATTTTTATTTTTATTCGTTTTCAGTTAAGTTTTGATGAGGGGTATAGAAATTCAGATCGTATTTATCGGGTAGTTACCGATTGGAAGTACAATGCTTTCGACGATTTCTCTGCAGGTGTACCCTTACCTTTTACTGCGGCGGCCCGAAATGAAATTGCCGGCATAGAAAAAATAGGCGGCATAGCGCAAATAGATGAAGTTATTCATGTTAAGGACCTTACCGGTAGAGAAATTATTAAAAGTCGTGAGGTGATACATTTTGCCGAACCCGACTTTTTTGCTGTGTTCAATATAAACTGGAAATATAATAAAGCAGCCGAAACGTTAAAAGCCCCTAACAGTGTGGCCTTATCAGAAGCCACAGCCCTTAAATATTTTGGCAGTATAGAAAATGCAATTGGCAAAAGTATTACCCTGGGTACCAAAACACAATTAAAGGTTACAGGAGTATTTCAGGATATGCCTCAAAATAGCAGCTTCCCTTTAAAAATAGTAATCAGTTACCAGAACTTATTTAGTTATTATGGCAACAAGGATTGTTGGGATTGTATAAACTCCAGTTTAAGTAGTTACGTGTTACTTAAAGCAGGGCTTAAAAGCTCAGATCTGGATGGAGCAATGGCAAAATTCAATAAAAAATATTATACAGATAAAAAGATTGAAGGCAATCAGGTAAACAGGCTTCAGGCGTTAAAAGAGATCCATTTTGATGGACGTTACGATAATTTTATAAATACAACAATTGCCAAACAGCAAATTTATGGCCTGGCCATTATTGGTTTGTTTTTAATTTGTACCGCTTGTATCAACTTTATTAATTTAAATACGGCACAGGCAGTTAACCGATCTAAAGAAGTTGGGGTACGTAAAGTAATGGGAGGTAAACGCAAGCAACTTGTTGTACAATTTTTAACAGAAACGGTTGCCTTGGTTTTTATTGCCCTGCTGGTTGCCTGTATGATTAGCGAACTGGCTATACCAGCCATGCAGAATCTCTTCAAAAATCAGATTGTATTCAGTTTGTTTGGCCATCCGGTTATTTTTGTATTCATGACTTTGCTGGTTGTATTTGTTAGCTTGCTGGCAGGTTTCTATCCAGCTTTGGTGATGTCGGGTTTTAATCCGGCATTGGCGATAAAAAATAAAGTTACGCTCAATAACAACGGTTTAAGTTTGCGTAAAATCCTGGTGGTGGTACAGTTTGCAATTACCGTTATACTCATTATCGGTACCATTGTCATAGTAAATCAAATGGATTATCTGCAGCAAAAGCCATTGGGTTTCAATTCTGCGGCGGTAGTGATGGTGGGCATGCCAGGGGATAAGGTAAGTAAAGATAGGCGTGAGGTTTTTAAAGAAAGGGCTCTGAAAATACCCGGAGTGCAGTTGTTAAGTTATTGCCAGTCACCACCCTTATCTCAGGATGTAAATTCGACCAACTTTACTTTTAATGGAGCGATGAATAAAGATTTCGAAGTGAGAACCTGTAAGGCCGACGAAAACTTTTTTAAGCTTTTTGATTTAAAACTTGTTGCCGGTAAAGTTTTTATGCGGAGCGATACCGCCAATGGTTATGTGGTTAACGAAACTTTCCTTAAAAAAGTGGGGATTAGCAGTGCGGAAAATGCCCTCGGTAAAATGATTAATGCCTCAGGAGTTAACATTCCTATTGTGGGTGTTGTAAAAGATTTTAATGATAAATCGTTAAAAGAAAGCATTTCAGGTCTGGCCATTTCGGCTGATAAGAACCAATACTGGCAGGCCGCAATAAAGTTAGATGGAAGGCACCTGCTAACTACCATGAAGCAAATAGAAGCCTTATGGAATAATACTTTTCCAAATAGCATTTACCATTCAGGTTTTGTTGATGATCGGATAAAAAGTTATTATGAAAGCGAGCATGTAATGGGCGTACTGTTCAAAATATTTGCAGGTGTAATCATTTTCATTTCTTTTATCGGGCTGTTCGGCTTAATTTCTTTTGTGGCTATGCAAAGAACCAGAGAAGTTGCCATCCGTAAAGTTTTAGGTGCTTCTACCTTACAGCTGGTTAAAATGTTAAATGGGTCCTTTTTATTGATGGTGTTTATTGCAAACGTTGTAGCTTGGCCAATGGCTTATTTATTTGTGTCGAAATGGCTTTCTGGCTTTGCATATCGGATTGATTTAAGTATTTGGCCCTTTGTACTGGCCATGGTTGTATCCATGCTCATCACTTTAATTACCGTAAGCTTCCGCTCTTATAAAGCGGCCAATGCCAATACAATTGATGCACTTAAATACGAATAA
- a CDS encoding FtsX-like permease family protein codes for MFKLNLKIALRNLFKNKVYAAINIGGLALGLTAFLLMLLYINHEESYDTWSADLKNVYQIREKHSFFTPDNQDYWQEISNSRVAALIKQNVPQFTTVTKVDQEWGNGFSVKIDHADPILIKGIKDADSAFFNVFPYHFVQGNEKTALKEPNTVVLKQGLAIKLYGTDRVLGKVFKLVRWRNDEGTPLKITGVIADTNMPESVSFNAISHTGDQDHDPDQVGSSHYNQVYAKSANYIDTLSANKSLQKVYVDFKKKSLAAEKRNFNDIYKNGRTPGLKAIPLKDVHANPPFAINWLNKLKPVIGITIFLLLVSIINFVNLATAQSVQRAKEVGVKKVLGAYKKQLIVQFLIESALQSVVSLFLSVILIEVLLPAFNHQFNVELTFWHNQHFLSIAWQLIVVFIVVTLLAGFYPAWILSGYHPVSVLKGNYENSLKGIVLRNILVVFQFGISVTFIIAIGVMQMQTRYISNKDLGFERDKLINLQTGYDQDFANKIRRIPGVQYVSTTTQVMGNAFNNKSEIVYKGREINLNGVTVTMDALQTLGVKLISGRLFAKEYKQDTINSVVLNEAAANLLGKNMVGQTYGKVDYEGKTITFQIVGVIKNYHNEGFDKAVLPTVYKVTSLGGTSNTNNLLVRFDTKNYKGIINKIEAEWKKLYPDFPLQYQSMDEAFSEILEENKRFMNMIVLFSVVSVSLSLLGLFALSTFVAKRRTKEIAVRKVLGASNIQIVNLLNKSFLILVIVANLISWPIAYILVKKWLEGFAYRIDMPVYPFMLATVISIIIAVLTVSIQARKAATGDPVNALKYE; via the coding sequence ATGTTCAAACTCAACTTAAAAATCGCATTGCGCAACCTGTTTAAAAACAAGGTGTACGCAGCCATTAACATCGGCGGACTGGCCCTTGGGTTAACTGCGTTCTTATTAATGCTGCTATATATTAACCACGAAGAAAGTTACGATACCTGGTCGGCAGATTTAAAGAATGTTTACCAGATCAGAGAGAAACACAGCTTTTTTACGCCCGATAATCAGGATTACTGGCAGGAAATCAGTAATTCGAGAGTTGCGGCTTTAATAAAACAAAATGTACCGCAGTTTACTACAGTTACCAAAGTAGATCAGGAATGGGGGAATGGTTTTTCAGTTAAAATAGATCATGCCGATCCCATCCTAATAAAGGGGATTAAAGACGCCGATTCTGCCTTTTTTAATGTTTTTCCTTATCATTTTGTTCAGGGTAACGAAAAAACCGCTTTAAAAGAACCCAATACTGTAGTTTTAAAACAGGGTTTGGCCATTAAGCTCTATGGAACTGACCGGGTGCTGGGTAAAGTGTTTAAACTGGTTAGATGGCGGAATGATGAAGGTACACCATTGAAAATAACAGGGGTAATTGCAGATACGAATATGCCAGAAAGTGTAAGCTTTAATGCAATAAGCCATACCGGAGATCAGGACCACGATCCCGATCAGGTAGGTAGCTCACACTACAATCAGGTATATGCAAAATCAGCCAATTATATCGATACCTTATCGGCCAATAAAAGTTTGCAAAAAGTATATGTAGATTTTAAAAAGAAATCATTGGCTGCTGAGAAACGGAATTTTAATGACATTTATAAAAACGGAAGAACACCGGGGCTTAAGGCCATTCCATTAAAAGATGTTCATGCCAATCCACCTTTTGCAATTAACTGGTTAAATAAATTAAAACCTGTAATAGGGATTACTATTTTCTTACTGCTTGTATCCATTATCAATTTCGTTAACCTGGCTACAGCACAATCTGTTCAGAGAGCAAAAGAAGTTGGTGTAAAGAAAGTGCTTGGTGCCTACAAAAAACAATTGATCGTTCAGTTTTTAATCGAATCGGCTTTACAAAGTGTGGTTTCACTTTTTTTAAGTGTTATTTTAATCGAAGTGTTGTTACCGGCATTTAACCACCAGTTTAATGTTGAGTTAACTTTCTGGCACAATCAGCATTTTTTAAGTATTGCATGGCAGCTCATTGTAGTTTTTATTGTCGTAACACTCCTGGCTGGCTTCTATCCGGCGTGGATATTATCCGGTTATCACCCAGTTTCAGTACTTAAAGGCAATTATGAAAATAGCCTGAAAGGAATTGTGCTGCGTAATATTCTGGTAGTTTTTCAGTTCGGAATCTCTGTAACCTTTATTATTGCCATTGGAGTAATGCAAATGCAAACCAGGTACATCAGCAATAAAGATCTGGGATTTGAACGCGATAAATTGATTAATCTTCAAACAGGCTACGATCAGGATTTTGCCAATAAAATAAGGCGTATTCCGGGTGTTCAATACGTTTCTACTACCACCCAGGTAATGGGAAATGCTTTTAACAACAAAAGTGAAATTGTATATAAAGGCCGTGAAATTAATCTGAATGGTGTTACCGTTACCATGGATGCCCTGCAAACACTGGGTGTAAAGTTAATATCCGGACGGTTGTTTGCTAAAGAGTATAAACAAGATACCATTAATTCGGTTGTACTTAACGAAGCTGCAGCTAACCTGCTGGGTAAAAATATGGTTGGCCAAACCTACGGCAAGGTCGATTATGAAGGTAAAACCATTACCTTTCAAATTGTTGGTGTGATTAAAAATTACCACAATGAGGGTTTTGATAAAGCCGTATTACCTACTGTTTATAAAGTAACCAGCTTAGGGGGCACTTCTAATACCAATAACCTGCTGGTTAGGTTCGATACCAAAAACTATAAAGGAATTATCAATAAAATAGAAGCGGAGTGGAAAAAACTTTACCCCGATTTTCCTTTGCAATATCAATCTATGGATGAGGCCTTTTCTGAAATTCTGGAAGAGAATAAGCGGTTTATGAACATGATCGTGCTGTTTAGCGTCGTATCAGTTTCTTTATCGTTACTGGGCTTGTTTGCCTTATCTACCTTTGTTGCAAAACGCCGAACCAAAGAAATTGCTGTTAGGAAAGTTTTGGGCGCATCAAACATCCAGATTGTAAACCTTTTAAATAAATCCTTTCTGATTTTAGTAATAGTAGCTAATTTAATCAGCTGGCCCATAGCCTATATTTTAGTCAAAAAATGGCTTGAAGGTTTTGCCTACCGGATAGATATGCCGGTTTATCCATTTATGTTAGCCACTGTTATTTCAATTATTATAGCCGTTTTAACTGTAAGTATACAGGCAAGAAAGGCCGCTACCGGCGATCCGGTAAATGCACTTAAATATGAATAA
- a CDS encoding ABC transporter ATP-binding protein has protein sequence MIQLTNIEKYYANKGVKNYVLRLVTTTINQGEFVSIMGPSGAGKSTLLNIIGMLEEPTYGTYNFFGEDVTSLNERKRIELYRNHIGFVFQAYHLIDEMTVYENIEAPLLYKKVGSAERASRIADLLDRFNIVAKKDLFPNQLSGGQQQLVGIARALAAQPSLILADEPTGNLQSAQAEEIMSLFKKLNEEEGITIIQVTHSEKNAQYGNRILHIADGVVKEDVAVIA, from the coding sequence ATGATACAACTTACCAATATCGAAAAGTATTACGCCAACAAAGGCGTTAAAAATTATGTGTTACGTTTGGTAACCACAACCATTAATCAGGGCGAATTTGTTTCCATTATGGGCCCCTCAGGTGCCGGGAAATCTACCTTGCTCAACATCATCGGCATGTTAGAAGAACCAACCTATGGCACCTATAACTTTTTTGGCGAAGATGTAACCAGTTTAAACGAACGTAAACGCATCGAACTTTACCGCAACCACATCGGCTTTGTATTTCAGGCATACCATTTAATCGATGAAATGACGGTTTACGAAAACATCGAAGCCCCGCTTTTATATAAGAAAGTAGGAAGTGCCGAGCGTGCCAGCAGGATAGCCGATCTGCTTGATCGTTTTAATATTGTGGCTAAAAAGGATTTATTCCCTAACCAGTTATCGGGTGGTCAGCAGCAATTGGTAGGTATTGCCCGGGCATTAGCAGCACAGCCTTCACTTATTCTGGCCGATGAGCCTACGGGAAATCTGCAGTCGGCACAGGCCGAAGAAATTATGAGCTTGTTTAAAAAACTCAATGAAGAAGAGGGGATCACCATTATCCAGGTAACACACTCAGAAAAGAACGCGCAATACGGAAACCGGATATTGCATATTGCCGATGGGGTGGTAAAGGAAGACGTAGCCGTAATTGCTTAA
- a CDS encoding helical backbone metal receptor yields the protein MQKTFTDQMGREITFNFPPKRIVSVVPSQTELLFELGLDTEVIGLTKFCIHPIEKFATRTKVGGTKKLNIDLIKDLKPDLIIGNKEENTQSDIKELAGYFPVWMSDIFTLDDAMKTIGQIGELVDREPEAGYLNHLIAAGFNDLKTLALQQGIDKKVAYLIWRKPFMAAGKNTFIDDILLSNGMMNVIKQERYPELTLEELKTSNCELILLSSEPYPFAEKHIEEIQAAVPNARIMLVDGEMFSWYGSRLVKAVQYFFEFQKELY from the coding sequence ATGCAAAAAACGTTTACCGACCAGATGGGGCGGGAAATTACCTTTAATTTTCCGCCGAAACGGATTGTCTCTGTTGTTCCCTCTCAAACCGAACTGTTATTTGAACTGGGGCTGGATACCGAAGTTATCGGTTTAACTAAATTTTGTATTCATCCGATAGAAAAGTTTGCTACGCGCACTAAGGTTGGCGGAACTAAAAAACTAAATATCGATTTAATTAAAGATTTAAAGCCCGATTTAATTATTGGCAATAAAGAAGAAAATACGCAGAGCGATATTAAAGAACTTGCAGGTTATTTTCCGGTGTGGATGAGCGATATTTTTACCCTCGATGATGCTATGAAAACCATTGGCCAGATCGGTGAGCTGGTAGATCGTGAGCCAGAAGCGGGTTATTTAAACCATTTAATTGCTGCCGGTTTTAACGATTTGAAAACACTTGCCTTACAACAGGGTATAGATAAGAAAGTGGCTTACCTCATATGGCGGAAACCTTTTATGGCTGCAGGCAAAAATACTTTTATCGATGATATTTTGTTAAGCAACGGTATGATGAATGTAATCAAGCAGGAACGCTACCCGGAACTAACACTCGAGGAACTGAAAACTTCAAATTGCGAACTGATTCTGCTTTCTTCAGAGCCTTATCCTTTTGCCGAAAAGCACATCGAAGAAATACAAGCTGCGGTACCAAATGCCAGAATTATGCTGGTAGATGGCGAAATGTTTAGCTGGTATGGCAGCAGGCTGGTTAAAGCTGTGCAATACTTTTTTGAGTTTCAAAAGGAATTATATTAA